One region of Mangifera indica cultivar Alphonso chromosome 3, CATAS_Mindica_2.1, whole genome shotgun sequence genomic DNA includes:
- the LOC123211195 gene encoding E3 ubiquitin-protein ligase MARCHF1-like isoform X5: MSGSVRGADDLQNLDVDETSHLMNADQPQCRICFDIGGEDLIAPCNCRGTQKYVHRSCLDHWRSTKEGFAFSHCTECRVAFLLRANVPADRWWLRLKFQFLVARDHAFIFVVVQLIVALLAVLVYKFYGEELREMFGYDQHPYGFYIMAGLAIVLVGLLYGFFIAIICGQRISERHYHVLAIQELTKEYVVEDRESNKNVPELDQSHISELRMLGLY, from the exons TTAGAGGGGCTGATGATTTGCAAAATCTTGATGTCGATGAAACTAGCCATTTGATGAATGCTGACCAACCACAATGCCGTATATGTTTTGATATTGGAG gagaaGACTTGATTGCACCATGCAATTGCAGAGGCACTCAAAAGTATGTTCATAGATCATGTCTTGATCATTGGAGGTCAACTAAG GAAGGTTTTGCTTTTTCTCACTGTACAGAGTGCAGGGTAGCATTCCTATTACGTGCTAATGTTCCAGCTGACCGCTGGTGGTTgagattgaaatttcaattccttgttgCTAGGGACCATGCATTCATTTTTGTAGTTGTTCAGCTT ATTGTGGCATTGTTGGCGGTGCTGGTGTACAAATTTTACGGGGAGGAACTAAGAGAAATGTTTGGTTATGATCAGCATCCTTATGGGTTCTATATTATGGCTG GTTTAGCTATTGTTTTGGTGGGTTTGCTCTATGGTTTCTTCATAGCCATAATATGTGGACAGAGGATTAGTGAACGCCACTACCATGTTCTGGCCATACAAGAACTAACAAAG GAATATGTGGTGGAGGACCGGGAAAGTAACAAAAATGTCCCTGAACTTGATCAGAGCCATATCTCAGAGCTAAGAATGTTAGGCCTTTACTAA
- the LOC123211195 gene encoding E3 ubiquitin-protein ligase MARCHF1-like isoform X4, whose amino-acid sequence MPYRIVVSFVDVGAVRGADDLQNLDVDETSHLMNADQPQCRICFDIGGEDLIAPCNCRGTQKYVHRSCLDHWRSTKEGFAFSHCTECRVAFLLRANVPADRWWLRLKFQFLVARDHAFIFVVVQLIVALLAVLVYKFYGEELREMFGYDQHPYGFYIMAGLAIVLVGLLYGFFIAIICGQRISERHYHVLAIQELTKEYVVEDRESNKNVPELDQSHISELRMLGLY is encoded by the exons TTAGAGGGGCTGATGATTTGCAAAATCTTGATGTCGATGAAACTAGCCATTTGATGAATGCTGACCAACCACAATGCCGTATATGTTTTGATATTGGAG gagaaGACTTGATTGCACCATGCAATTGCAGAGGCACTCAAAAGTATGTTCATAGATCATGTCTTGATCATTGGAGGTCAACTAAG GAAGGTTTTGCTTTTTCTCACTGTACAGAGTGCAGGGTAGCATTCCTATTACGTGCTAATGTTCCAGCTGACCGCTGGTGGTTgagattgaaatttcaattccttgttgCTAGGGACCATGCATTCATTTTTGTAGTTGTTCAGCTT ATTGTGGCATTGTTGGCGGTGCTGGTGTACAAATTTTACGGGGAGGAACTAAGAGAAATGTTTGGTTATGATCAGCATCCTTATGGGTTCTATATTATGGCTG GTTTAGCTATTGTTTTGGTGGGTTTGCTCTATGGTTTCTTCATAGCCATAATATGTGGACAGAGGATTAGTGAACGCCACTACCATGTTCTGGCCATACAAGAACTAACAAAG GAATATGTGGTGGAGGACCGGGAAAGTAACAAAAATGTCCCTGAACTTGATCAGAGCCATATCTCAGAGCTAAGAATGTTAGGCCTTTACTAA
- the LOC123211196 gene encoding uncharacterized protein LOC123211196 — protein MARSLFLSLNKSISTVHLQHHCLPFTQFSRFVSFRTQSNQPDLSDLSTTDPLLSKLEDAIHCIIVRRSAPDWLPFLPGSSYWVPPPKSQFYDVAQLVEKLANPLTPEQPMSTNNFRGWPSSDYFVKGASLYPVEADTTSTNVSQTEDEEG, from the exons ATGGCTCGTtcactttttctctctctcaacAAATCAATCTCCACCGTCCATCTCCAGCACCACTGCCTCCCCTTCACACAATTCTCTCGCTTTGTATCTTTCCGCACTCAATCCAACCAACCCGACCTCTCCGACCTGTCCACGACCGACCCTTTGCTCTCGAAGCTCGAGGACGCCATCCACTGCATCATCGTCCGCCGCTCCGCACCCGATTGGCTCCCCTTTTTGCCCGGTTCTTCGTACTGGGTCCCGCCTCCCAAATCCCAATTCTACGATGTGGCTCAATTAGTTGAGAAATTAGCCAATCCGTTGACCCCCGAACAACCTATGTCTACTAACAACTTTCGAGGCTGGCCGTCGTCGGattattttgttaaag GTGCATCTTTATATCCAGTGGAAGCAGACACAACTTCCACTAATGTATCTCAAACTGAAGATGAGGAGGGATGA
- the LOC123210533 gene encoding uncharacterized membrane protein At1g16860-like, which translates to MGSRYPSHKLSNGLYVSGRPEQPKEKTPTMSSVAMPYTGGDIKKSGELGKMFDIPMDGSKSRKSGPITGVPSRTGSFGGPTTHSGSIPNAAVRSGYNISGPISVGMSGSTSMKKTNSGPLNKHGEPIKKSSGPQSGGVTRQNSGPITPNLPATGLITSGPISSGPLNSSGAPRKVSGSLDNGGSFKMHSSSIANNQAVTTINQDDDFSFRKNFPKPVLWLVILIFLMGFIAGGFILGAVHNPILLIVIVVLFGAIAAIFVWNSCWGRRAITDFIAHYPDADLRTAKNGQFVKVTGVVTCGNVPLESSFRRVPRCVYTSTSLYEYRAWGSKPANPKHRHFTWGLRSLDRHVVDFYISDFQSGLRALVKTGNGARVAPFVDDSFVIDIKPENKDMSPEFVRWLGKKNLSSDDRMMRLKEGYIKEGSTVSIMGIVQRNDNVLMIIPPPEPIATGFQWSKCIFPTSLEGIILRCEDTSNNDVIPV; encoded by the exons ATGGGTTCCAGGTACCCATCTCATAAGCTCAGCAATGGCCTTTATGTATCAGGTCGGCCTGAGCAGCCAAAAGAAAAGACTCCAACAATGAGCTCAGTGGCCATGCCCTATACTGGTGGAGATATTAAGAAATCTGGAGAACTGGGTAAGATGTTTGATATCCCGATGGATGGCTCTAAATCTAGGAAATCTGGGCCTATTACTGGTGTCCCTTCAAGGACTGGATCTTTTGGAGGGCCAACTACACATTCTGGGTCAATTCCTAATGCTGCTGTTCGGTCTGGCTATAACATCTCTGGTCCTATATCTGTGGGCATGTCTGGTTCAACTTCGATGAAGAAGACGAATTCTGGACCACTGAATAAGCATGGGGAACCAATAAAGAAGTCATCTGGCCCTCAGTCTGGTGGAGTTACACGGCAAAACTCTGGTCCTATTACACCAAATCTTCCTGCTACAGGTCTGATTACATCTGGGCCCATTTCTTCAGGCCCCCTAAATTCTTCTGGGGCCCCTCGGAAAGTATCTGGTTCTTTAGACAATGGAGGATCATTCAAAATGCACAGTTCCTCAATTGCAAATAATCAAGCTGTTACCACTATTAATCAAGATGATGACTTTTCCTTCAGGAAGAACTTTCCAAAGCCTGTATTATGGTTGGTGATTCTGATATTTCTGATGGGGTTCATTGCTGGTGGTTTTATTCTTGGAGCAGTTCACAATCCCATTCTCCTCATTGTTATTGTGGTACTTTTTGGCGCAATTGCTGCAATATTTGTTTGGAATTCATGTTGGGGGAGAAGAGCTATTACAGATTTCATTGCTCATTATCCTGATGCTGATCTTAGAACTGCCAAAAATGGGCAATTTGTGAAAGTTACTGGG GTGGTTACCTGCGGCAATGTGCCCCTTGAATCTTCATTCCGAAGGGTTCCTAGATGCGTCTATACATCTACAAGTTTATATGAGTATCGAGCATGGGGTTCAAAACCAGCCAACCCTAAACACCGTCATTTCACATGGGGATTGAGGTCATTAGAT AGGCACGTGGTTGACTTCTACATCTCTGATTTTCAGTCTGGGCTGAGAGCACTGGTTAAGACTGGAAATGGTGCAAGAGTAGCTCCATTTGTTGATGACTCTTTTGTTATTGATATTAAACCAGAAAACAAAGATATGTCTCCAGAGTTTGTCAGGTGGTTGGGAAAGAAAAATCTTTCAAGTGATGATCGTATGATGCGATTGAAAGAAGG GTACATTAAAGAAGGTAGCACAGTAAGTATAATGGGAATTGTTCAGAGAAATGACAATGTGCTTATGATCATCCCTCCACCAGAGCCGATAGCAACTGGATTTCAATGGAGCAAATGTATCTTTCCAACAAGCCTTGAAGGTATCATATTGAGATGTGAAGATACATCAAATAACGATGTCATCCCTGTTTAG
- the LOC123210534 gene encoding uncharacterized membrane protein At1g16860-like → MGSRFPSHQLSNGLYVSGRPEQPKERTPTMSSVAMPYTGGDIKKSGELGKMFDIPVDGSKSRKSGPINSAPSRSGSFGGAASHSGPIMPNASARAGFTSGSVSSGGMSASASLKKSNSGPLNKHGEPIKKSSGPQSGGVTPSGRQNSGPLPPVLPATGLITSGPISSGPLSSSGAPKKVSGPLDSMGPIKIPSSVAHNQAVTVLSQEEDFSFKRNFPKPILWSLILLFVMGFIAGGFILGAVHNAILLIVVVVLFGAVGALFGWNSWWGRKAIISYIARYPDAELRNAKNGQFVKISGVVTCGNVPLESSFQKVPRCIYTSTSLYEYRGWDSKAANPTHRRFTWGLRSLERRAVDFYISDFQSGLRALVKTGYGAKVTPYVDNSLVIDVNPAKEELSPEFIRWLAERNLSSDDRVMRLKEGYIKEGSTASVMGVVQRNDNVLMIVPPPDPITTGCQWAKCIVPANLDGIVLRCEDASKNDVIPV, encoded by the exons ATGGGTTCTAGATTCCCATCTCATCAGCTCAGCAATGGCCTTTATGTATCGGGCCGGCCTGAGCAGCCAAAAGAAAGGACACCAACTATGAGTTCAGTAGCCATGCCTTATACAGGTGGGGATATCAAGAAATCTGGAGAACTAGGGAAAATGTTTGATATCCCTGTTGATGGTTCCAAGTCTAGAAAATCTGGACCTATAAATAGTGCTCCTTCAAGGAGTGGATCTTTTGGAGGTGCTGCTTCGCATTCAGGTCCGATCATGCCTAACGCATCTGCCCGAGCTGGTTTCACATCCGGTTCTGTATCTTCTGGAGGGATGTCTGCTTCTGCTTCATTAAAGAAGTCGAACTCTGGACCACTTAATAAACATGGGGAGCCTATAAAAAAATCTTCAGGCCCTCAATCAGGTGGAGTAACACCAAGTGGGCGCCAAAACTCTGGCCCGCTTCCTCCTGTTCTCCCTGCAACTGGTCTTATTACGTCTGGACCCATCTCTTCAGGTCCACTAAGTTCATCTGGGGCTCCTAAGAAAGTATCTGGCCCTTTGGATTCTATGGGACCAATTAAAATACCAAGCTCTGTTGCTCATAACCAGGCTGTGACTGTTCTTAGCCAAGAGGAGGACTTTTCCTTCAAAAGGAATTTCCCAAAGCCAATATTGTGGTCATTGATTCTACTATTTGTGATGGGCTTTATTGCTGGTGGTTTTATTCTTGGTGCAGTACATAATGCCATTCTTCTCATTGTTGTCGTGGTTCTTTTTGGTGCTGTTGGTGCTTTATTTGGTTGGAATTCTTGGTGGGGAAGAAAAGCTATTATCAGTTATATTGCTCGTTATCCAGATGCTGAACTTAGAAATGCCAAGAATGGCCAATTTGTGAAGATCTCTGGG GTGGTCACCTGTGGTAATGTGCCTCTTGAGTCATCCTTCCAAAAAGTTCCTAGATGCATATATACGTCCACAAGTTTGTATGAGTATCGAGGATGGGACTCAAAAGCTGCCAACCCTACACATCGTCGTTTTACTTGGGGGCTCAGGTCATTAGAA AGGCGTGCAGTTGACTTCTACATCTCTGATTTCCAGTCTGGGTTAAGAGCATTGGTTAAAACTGGGTATGGAGCAAAGGTCACACCTTATGTTGACAACTCTCTTGTCATAGATGTTAATCCAGCTAAAGAAGAGTTGTCTCCTGAGTTCATTAGGTGGTTGGCAGAGAGGAACCTTTCAAGTGATGATCGTGTAATGCGATTGAAAGAAGG GTATATCAAAGAAGGTAGCACTGCCAGTGTAATGGGAGTTGTTCAGAGGAATGACAATGTGCTCATGATTGTCCCTCCACCTGACCCCATCACAACAGGATGCCAATGGGCAAAATGTATTGTTCCAGCTAACCTTGATGGTATCGTATTGAGATGTGAAGACGCGTCAAAGAATGATGTCATACCAGTTTAG
- the LOC123211528 gene encoding kelch repeat-containing protein At3g27220 isoform X2, which translates to MVRYSSAIGGARAISPARVVIDSKWNSHYPLVVPGQPQKKGDPAKNKDVFPERFLSATFQDLPAPNLTWEKMASAPVPRLDGAAIQIKNLLYVFAGYGTSDYVHSHVDIYNFTDNTWGGRFDMPKEMAHSHLGIGTDGRYIYVVTGQYGPQCRGPTAHTFVLDTETKQWLDLPPLPVPRYAPATQLWRGRLHVMGGSKENRHTPALEHWSLAVKDGKPLEKEWRSEIPIPHGGPHRACIVVDDRLIVIGGQEGDFMAKPGSPIFKCSRRIEVVYSDVYMLDDEMKWKVLPPMPKPVSHIEFAWVLVNNSIVIVGGTTEKHPVTKKMVLVGEVFQFNLNTLKWSLIGKLPYRVKTTLAGFWDGWLYFTSGQRDKGPNDPTPKKILGEMWRTKLKLNL; encoded by the exons ATGGTGCGCTATTCTTCAGCTATAGGAGGAGCCAGGGCCATCTCACCGGCTAGAGTGGT TATCGACTCCAAGTGGAACTCCCATTACCCCCTTGTCGTGCCCGGCCAACCACAGAAAAAA GGAGACCCAGCTAAAAATAAGGATGTTTTTCCTGAGAGATTCTTATCAGCGACTTTTCAAGATTTACCAGCACCGAATTTGACGTGGGAGAAGATGGCGTCAGCACCAGTGCCTCGTCTAGATGGCGCTgcaatacagataaaaaatcttttatatgtGTTTGCTGGATATGGTACCTCTGATTAT GTACATTCTCATGTTGATATCTACAATTTCACTGATAATACATGGGGAGGAAGATTTGATATGCCTAAAGAAATGGCTCATTCACATTTAGGAATTGGTACAGATGGGAGATATATTTATGTAGTTACAGGCCAATATGGTCCACAATGTAGAGGGCCTACAGCCCATACATTTGTTCTTGATACTGAGACAAAGCAATGGTTGGACCTGCCGCCTTTACCCGTTCCCAG GTATGCACCAGCAACTCAACTTTGGAGAGGTAGACTCCATGTGATGGGTGGCAGCAAGGAGAATCGTCATACACCTGCATTGGAGCACTGGAGCCTTGCAGTTAAGGATGGAAAACCTCTAGAAAAGGAGTGGAGGTCTGAAATTCCTATTCCCCATGGAGGACCTCATAG ggCTTGTATTGTCGTTGATGATCGGCTGATTGTTATTGGTGGTCAAGAAGGTGATTTTATGGCTAAACCTGGATCGCCTATTTTCAAGTGCTCTCGCAGAATCGAG GTTGTTTATAGTGATGTTTACATGCTGGATGATGAGATGAAGTGGAAAGTCTTGCCCCCAATGCCAAAGCCAGTTTCCCATATTGAGTTTGCTTGGGTGCTTGTCAACAACTCTATTGTCATTGTTGGAGGCACAACAGAGAAGCATCCTGTAACCAAAAAGATGGTTCTTGTAGGGGAAGTGTTTCAGTTCAACTTGAATACATTG AAGTGGTCACTAATCGGAAAACTTCCTTACCGTGTGAAAACCACACTAGCTGGATTCTGGGACGGATGGTTGTACTTCACATCAGGGCAGAGGGACAAAGGACCAAATGATCCAACACCAAAGAAAATCCTTGGAGAGATGTGGAGAaccaaattaaagttgaatttgTGA
- the LOC123211528 gene encoding kelch repeat-containing protein At3g27220 isoform X1, with amino-acid sequence MVRYSSAIGGARAISPARVVLLIFMLILAFALIADFFWASSSRFTSSYFSIDSKWNSHYPLVVPGQPQKKGDPAKNKDVFPERFLSATFQDLPAPNLTWEKMASAPVPRLDGAAIQIKNLLYVFAGYGTSDYVHSHVDIYNFTDNTWGGRFDMPKEMAHSHLGIGTDGRYIYVVTGQYGPQCRGPTAHTFVLDTETKQWLDLPPLPVPRYAPATQLWRGRLHVMGGSKENRHTPALEHWSLAVKDGKPLEKEWRSEIPIPHGGPHRACIVVDDRLIVIGGQEGDFMAKPGSPIFKCSRRIEVVYSDVYMLDDEMKWKVLPPMPKPVSHIEFAWVLVNNSIVIVGGTTEKHPVTKKMVLVGEVFQFNLNTLKWSLIGKLPYRVKTTLAGFWDGWLYFTSGQRDKGPNDPTPKKILGEMWRTKLKLNL; translated from the exons ATGGTGCGCTATTCTTCAGCTATAGGAGGAGCCAGGGCCATCTCACCGGCTAGAGTGGTGTTGCTGATTTTTATGCTGATTTTAGCGTTTGCTTTGATCGCTGATTTCTTCTGGGCTTCTTCTTCACGATTCACTTCTTCTTATTTCAGTATCGACTCCAAGTGGAACTCCCATTACCCCCTTGTCGTGCCCGGCCAACCACAGAAAAAA GGAGACCCAGCTAAAAATAAGGATGTTTTTCCTGAGAGATTCTTATCAGCGACTTTTCAAGATTTACCAGCACCGAATTTGACGTGGGAGAAGATGGCGTCAGCACCAGTGCCTCGTCTAGATGGCGCTgcaatacagataaaaaatcttttatatgtGTTTGCTGGATATGGTACCTCTGATTAT GTACATTCTCATGTTGATATCTACAATTTCACTGATAATACATGGGGAGGAAGATTTGATATGCCTAAAGAAATGGCTCATTCACATTTAGGAATTGGTACAGATGGGAGATATATTTATGTAGTTACAGGCCAATATGGTCCACAATGTAGAGGGCCTACAGCCCATACATTTGTTCTTGATACTGAGACAAAGCAATGGTTGGACCTGCCGCCTTTACCCGTTCCCAG GTATGCACCAGCAACTCAACTTTGGAGAGGTAGACTCCATGTGATGGGTGGCAGCAAGGAGAATCGTCATACACCTGCATTGGAGCACTGGAGCCTTGCAGTTAAGGATGGAAAACCTCTAGAAAAGGAGTGGAGGTCTGAAATTCCTATTCCCCATGGAGGACCTCATAG ggCTTGTATTGTCGTTGATGATCGGCTGATTGTTATTGGTGGTCAAGAAGGTGATTTTATGGCTAAACCTGGATCGCCTATTTTCAAGTGCTCTCGCAGAATCGAG GTTGTTTATAGTGATGTTTACATGCTGGATGATGAGATGAAGTGGAAAGTCTTGCCCCCAATGCCAAAGCCAGTTTCCCATATTGAGTTTGCTTGGGTGCTTGTCAACAACTCTATTGTCATTGTTGGAGGCACAACAGAGAAGCATCCTGTAACCAAAAAGATGGTTCTTGTAGGGGAAGTGTTTCAGTTCAACTTGAATACATTG AAGTGGTCACTAATCGGAAAACTTCCTTACCGTGTGAAAACCACACTAGCTGGATTCTGGGACGGATGGTTGTACTTCACATCAGGGCAGAGGGACAAAGGACCAAATGATCCAACACCAAAGAAAATCCTTGGAGAGATGTGGAGAaccaaattaaagttgaatttgTGA
- the LOC123211531 gene encoding F-box/kelch-repeat protein At1g51550 — protein sequence MEESSCTTNKGSPLFYLAPDQLFSILLRLPVDSILSFATTCKRFRSLTNSDFLWESLCKRNWGESYVNAVKASSPCQNIPWMRFFKRVYQLECVSCHKLSDADVDLAIPNPRASHSLNFVSNCLVLFGGGCEGGRHLDDTWVAYIGNDFRKMLNWQKVNSGIPSGRFGHSCVVSGDYLVLFGGINDRGYRHNDTWVGQVAYHENHGITMSWSLLDVGSIAPPPRGAHAACCIDNRKMVVHGGIGFNGLRLGDMWVLELSENYLVGSWQEVMTLPSPPARSGHTLTYTGRNQIVLFGGRGVGYEVLSDLWFLDVSEGSFKWVRIPYELQNVPDGITLPRVGHSATLVLGGWVLIHGGEDSSRHRKNDFWALNTKAMPSTSLEQALLNFPGLFLNVWKRVDTVDYQPNSRSFHRVCADYSGGYLYVFGGMVDGLLESAESAGLRFNGELLLVELLPSL from the exons ATGGAAGAATCCAGCTGCACCACCAACAAAGGATCACCACTTTTTTATCTAGCTCCAGACCAACTCTTCTCAATCTTGCTCAGACTTCCCGTAGATTCGATCCTCTCTTTTGCCACGACCTGCAAGAGGTTCAGGTCACTCACAAATTCTGATTTTTTATGGGAGTCTTTATGCAAAAGAAACTGGGGGGAGAGTTATGTTAATGCCGTCAAGGCTTCAAGCCCATGTCAGAATATTCCTTGGATGAGGTTTTTCAAGCGGGTATATCAACTTGAATGTGTTTCTTGCCATAAACTGTCTGACGCAGATGTTGATTTGGCCATTCCTAACCCAAGAGCTTCTCACTCTCTCAACTTTGTGTCTAATTGTTTGGTCTTGTTTGGCGGTGGCTGTGAGGGAG GACGTCATCTTGATGATACATGGGTTGCATACATTGGTAATGATTTTCGAAAGATGTTGAATTGGCAAAAGGTTAATTCAGGCATTCCTAGTGGGAGATTTGGGCATTCATGTGTTGTGAGTGGTGATTATCTTGTTCTTTTTGGAGGAATAAACGACCGTGGTTACCGTCACAATGATACATGGGTGGGGCAGGTTGCATATCATGAGAACCATGGTATCACCATGTCATGGAGTTTGCTTGATGTGGGATCTATTGCACCACCACCACGTGGGGCCCATGCTGCATGTTGTATTGATAATAGGAAGATGGTTGTTCATGGAGGGATTGGGTTCAATGGCCTCAGATTGGGTGATATGTGGGTTTTAGAACTATCTGAAAATTATCTTGTTGGGTCATGGCAGGAGGTAATGACTCTTCCATCACCTCCTGCTCGTTCAGGACACACATTGACTTACACAGGGAGGAATCAGATTGTTCTCTTTGGTGGGAGAGGAGTGGGATATGAAGTACTCAGTGATCTCTGGTTCTTGGATGTGTCTGAAGGTTCATTCAAATGGGTTCGAATACCCTACGAATTACAGAATGTTCCTGATGGAATTACCCTCCCTCGAGTTGGTCATTCTGCTACGCTTGTGTTAGGAGGTTGGGTACTAATTCACGGAGGAGAAGATTCATCAAGACACCGGAAAAATGACTTCTGGGCCCTGAACACTAAGGCAATGCCATCCACTAGCTTGGAGCAAGCTCTGTTGAACTTTCCGGGGTTGTTTCTGAATGTTTGGAAAAGGGTGGACACAGTGGATTATCAACCCAACAGCAGGTCATTTCATCGAGTCTGTGCAGATTATTCAGGGGGTTACTTGTATGTGTTTGGTGGTATGGTGGATGGTTTACTTGAGTCTGCTGAATCGGCTGGTTTGAGATTCAACGGGGAGCTGCTTCTTGTGGAGCTTCTGCCTTCGCTGTAA